From the genome of Longimicrobium sp.:
GTGTCGCCATCGACCGATTGGCGCCAGCGGTTCTCCTCTTCCAGCGTCGCCGCGATCTTCTCCGCCTCGCGCTCGTCGTCGGTCAACAGGAGGCGTACCCCGCGGAGCGCCTCGCCCATGCGGCCCACGGCGTTGAGGCGCGGCGCGAGGACGAACCCCACCTGCGTGGCCGTGATCTCCTTGTCCGCCAGTCCGGTGACGCGCAGCAGGGCGCGAAGTCCCGGGTTGGGCGTTTGCGGCAGGATCTTGAGCCCCCAGCGCACCAGCGCGCGGTTCTCCCCCACCAGCGGCGCCAGGTCCGCGATGGTCGCGACGGCTACGAGGTCGAGGAAGGAGTGCAGGCGCTCCTCTGGAAAGCCCAGCTCCGAGGCGAGCGCGCAGCACACCTTGTACGCCACCCCGACTCCGGCAAGTCCCTTTTCCGGGTACCCGCAGTCGCTCCGATTGGGATTCACCACCGCGGCGGCGGCGGGAAGGGTGGGGCCGGCGGTGTGGTGGTCCGTGACGATGACGTCGATGCCCGCCGCGGCGGCCCGCACCACCGCATCGTGCGCCACGATCCCGCAGTCGCCGGTCAGGATCAGCGTGGCGCCCCACTTCCGCGCCTCCGCGATCCCGGCGTCCGACAGATCGTAGCCGTCCACCAGCCGGTGCGGGACGAAGGGGATGGCGCGCAGCCCCATCATCCCCAGCGCGCGGGTGAAGAGCGCGGTGGAGCAGATCCCGTCCACGTCGTAGTCGCCGTGCACCAGCACCGCCTCGTTGCGCTCGCGCGCGCGGCGCAGGCGGGCCACGGCGTCGCCCATCCCCGCCAGCAGCGCGGGCGCGTGGAGCTGCCCCGCGTGCGGACGCAGGAAGCCGCGCGCGGCCAGCGGCTCCACCATCCCGCGCTGCGCCAGCAGGCCGCAGAGGACGGGAGGGAGCCGCAGCTCCTGGCAGAGGCGGTGGACGGCGGCGGAGTCGGGTGGCTGGGGGAAGACCCAGCGGCGGGGCGCGACGGCGGTGAGCATGCCCAAGCATAGCCACGCCCCGCCGGATCGGGCAAGCCGTTCCGGCGGGGCGTGCGCAGGGTGGCGCGTACCGCTCGCTTAGAAGCCGAACACCCAGAGCAGCGAAAAGAGCGCGATCAGCACGCAGACGCCGATCACCACGTACTGCATGGCGCCGCGCCCGGGGCCGGGGACGCTCTCCTTTACCTGGGGCACCGGCTCCGACCCGCCTTCGAAGGGGAGGTCCTTGTGGTCGTCGGGGCTCATTGCGTGCTCCAGCATGCGGGTGTGTGGGCGTCGTGCTGCGAGGCGCGGTGGAGAGCAACCCGCATGCCGCTTCCCCCAGCGGCGCGCGGTCCGTACCTTGACGGGGTCCCCGCTCCCCCCCCGGCCTTTCCCCGTCCAACGATGCCCTCCCTTCGCGAGCCTCCGGTGCTGACCACCGCGCGCCTGACGCTGCGCCTGGCCGAGCCCGGCGACGCCGAGGCGATCGCGCGCTACTTCGTGGAGAACCACGACCACCTCGCGAGCACCCGCCCGCGGATGGAGGCCGAGTTCTTTACGGCGGAGTTCTGGCGCTCGCAGTCGCAGGCGAGCCGCTCCGAGTTCCGCGGCGACCGCTCGCTGCGCCTCTTCATGTGGGAGCACGCGAACCCCGGCCGCGTCATCGGCAACGCCAACTTCACGCAGTTCGTGCGCGGCGCGGCGCACTACTGCGTCCTCGGCTACGGCATCGCCGCCGACCGCGAGGGGCACGGGCTGATGCGAGAGGGGCTGGAGGAGGCGATCCAATACGTCTTCCGCGAGCTGAACATGCACCGCGTGATGGCGAACTTCTTCCCCTGGAACCGGCGCAGCGGCGGCCTGCTGCGGCGCCTGGGATTCGTG
Proteins encoded in this window:
- a CDS encoding GNAT family N-acetyltransferase — translated: MLTTARLTLRLAEPGDAEAIARYFVENHDHLASTRPRMEAEFFTAEFWRSQSQASRSEFRGDRSLRLFMWEHANPGRVIGNANFTQFVRGAAHYCVLGYGIAADREGHGLMREGLEEAIQYVFRELNMHRVMANFFPWNRRSGGLLRRLGFVVEGYARDYLYLDGEWQDHVLTSLTNAEWRAG
- the recJ gene encoding single-stranded-DNA-specific exonuclease RecJ, giving the protein MLTAVAPRRWVFPQPPDSAAVHRLCQELRLPPVLCGLLAQRGMVEPLAARGFLRPHAGQLHAPALLAGMGDAVARLRRARERNEAVLVHGDYDVDGICSTALFTRALGMMGLRAIPFVPHRLVDGYDLSDAGIAEARKWGATLILTGDCGIVAHDAVVRAAAAGIDVIVTDHHTAGPTLPAAAAVVNPNRSDCGYPEKGLAGVGVAYKVCCALASELGFPEERLHSFLDLVAVATIADLAPLVGENRALVRWGLKILPQTPNPGLRALLRVTGLADKEITATQVGFVLAPRLNAVGRMGEALRGVRLLLTDDEREAEKIAATLEEENRWRQSVDGDTLRAALLQLETQFDPDRDRGVVLAADGWHPGVIGIVASRVVERIHRPTVMIALDGGNDGKGSARSIPGFHLYDAMRDCSEHLTRFGGHRMAAGCSIRPERVDAFREAFDDRARSLLEDDHLIPQVRVDLELELHQANEELARLIRHAGPFGMGNATPVFAVRGVRLAGPPRAVGKGHLKLTLGAFGHTLDAIGFGMAERLEEPGFFDGPLDVAFKLEENTYNGRTTPQAKLVDLRPAS